The DNA window GCTGTCGTGGGAATTTTGAGGATGCTTCCGCCATCTATACTAGGTGTAATTCTTTTTGTAGCAGGCATTGAGCTTGCCTATAGCGCGCGGGACAGCGGCGCAGAAAAATCGGACTTTTATGTTGTGCTAGTCACCGCTGCTTTTGGAATAACAAACATGGGGGCGGGTTTCCTTGCAGGAGTGATTTTGGATCAGATGATAAAAAGAAAAATAATCAGGTTGTAATCAAATTTTAAGCAAATCCTAAAAAATAAAGTCAAGCTGGCTATTATTCAAGCCTAAGGTTTCATGATTGCATGGTTGGGGTAATTATATAAATACATACTAAAAAACATTAAATTCCAGTTGCCATAAAAGTGCAATTGGAAATGTCGGAAATTTCCATGTAAATTCGACATTGATTAAAGTAATCGAGATATCGGTACGTATTCAATGAATATAAAGGAGGGCTTTACAATGAGCGGATTAATGGATAAAATGGGGAAAATGTTCCATAAGGCCAAGGAAAAGGGTGAAGTTTTAAAAGATAAGGCAGAGGATGTTCTGGAAGAAGTAAAAGAAAAAGCCGAAGAAATAAAGGAAAACGTTGAGGATAAAGCAAAAGAGGCAAAGAAAAAAGTTGAAGAAGTAAAGGAAAAGGCAGAGGACAAAGCTGAAGAAGTTAAGGATAAAGCCGAAGAAGTAAAAGAAAAGGCAGAAGATAAAGCCGAAGAAGTTAAGGAAAAGATCGAGGAAATAAAGAAATAACAGGGCGGAATGCCTCTATCGTCAGGGAAATAGAAAAAGACGATGGAGGCATTTTGGCGAAGGAGGTTAAAAACAGCTTAATAAATATTGGATATTATTAGACACTCGAGGTGTGATGTTATTATGTAAGAGGTGATGCATTATGCCATTTTTTTATTCGGTAAGCAAGGCCGCGAAAATAATCGGCGTTTCAACTAAAACCATAAGGCGCTGGGACGCAAGAGGCATCATAAAAACATCGATGACTCCCGGAGGACACAGACGGATTTCGGACTCCGAGATAAACAGAATACTCAAAGAAAAAGATAGGTTTTTATCTAGCGAGAGTGAATCCGAAGGCTTCGTGAAAAACAACAGGGCGTTCATATACGCAAGGGTTTCAACCAAGAAGCAAGCTGGCGGCGGTAATCTCGAAAGGCAAAAGGAACGACTGGCCGGGTATGCCAGCGAAAACGGCTATGACATTGTAGGCGTATTTTCCGAGGTGGCCAGCGGCGTCAACGAAAACAGAAGCCAGCTGATTAAGATGCTCAACGGCATTCGCGACAAGAAGGCTGATTTCATAATTATTGAATATAAAGACAGGCTCGCCAGATTTGGGTACAGCTATATAAACAAATATGTGGAAGACAATGGGGCCAGGATAATCATCGTGAACGAAGTGCTTGAGATAGACGCCCAGCAGGAACTTGTAGACGATTTGATTGCTATTGTAACATCGTTTTCAGCAAGGATTTATGGCAAGCGAGGCGGAGCGAATTTCGCCAAGGACATCAAAAAAATGCTCTGTTTGGATGGTGACACTTATGAAGACTGCGAGAATCCTGAAAATAAAAAAAACACCTGATACACCTATTGTCGCACTAGACGCTTTGATGCGAGAGTTTTGCGCGTCAAGGAGATACGCGTTCAACAGGTTGCTTGAAGGTTTTACTCCTAACGAGCTTAACAAGGCTATCCCTGCGATGTTCAAGCTGAACAAAAGATATGCCGAGGATGCGACGATGCTTGCGAAAGCCATAATAAGCAGCCAAAAGGAGTTGCTGCCCTATCAACTTGAAGGCGTCCAAGGGAAAATAAGCAAGACCGAGCAAAAGCTCTCGGATTATGAATCCGGCAGGAAAACGCCCCAAAAGGTCGATTTGGAAACCTGCCTTAAAGGGCTTGGCAGACGGCTTGAAAAGCTCAGGGCGAGGGAAGCCTATCTGACAGATTGCATGGAGAAAGGCACTATTCCAAAGGTCATCTTTGGCGGAAGAAAGAATTTCTACGCCCGGATGAATGGCAAGCTCAATAGCTCCGAGTGGAAAGACATCCGCAGCAACGAACTCTACTCAAGGGGTGACAAGTCCAAAAGTGGCAACCTGAATATTCGGATATTTTATGAGGATGGCAGGTTTTTCCTCGAGATAGCCGACACCATAGGCAAGGATGCCAAGGCAAAACATAGCCCCCGCATCAGGGAGGAGCTTGTCATTCCCGACAAGTTCTTCGAGGAGATAGTCGACTTTGTTGTGCCTGACAAGGGCTACGACATGAAGGCAAAAAAGCATGTCGATGTTTACAAGCCCTACACGGTCCAGATACTTCGGAAAAACGGCGAGTATTTCGTCACGCTCATAATGGACGAGGATGTGCCTGGCAGCGAGATGGAGTACGGAGCGCAAATCACTTCCGATCTTGTGGCAGGAATAGATGTGAACATCGACCGAATCGCCGTGAGCATACTTTCGAAGAATGGTAATTTCAGAAAAAGCAAGGTCTTCTACTGCCATGAAATGGAGTATGTTTCGTCAAACAGGCGCGACAATGTGGCAGGCGAGACAGCCAAGGCTGTCATAGACTATCTGCTCAGCGAGAATGTCGGAGCCGTAGTGCTCGAAGACATAAAGATCAAGCAAGACCACGACACCGACAATAAATTCAACAGGCTGACCCACAGCTTCGCTAAGACCAAAATCCAAAA is part of the Peptoclostridium acidaminophilum DSM 3953 genome and encodes:
- a CDS encoding IS607 family transposase — translated: MPFFYSVSKAAKIIGVSTKTIRRWDARGIIKTSMTPGGHRRISDSEINRILKEKDRFLSSESESEGFVKNNRAFIYARVSTKKQAGGGNLERQKERLAGYASENGYDIVGVFSEVASGVNENRSQLIKMLNGIRDKKADFIIIEYKDRLARFGYSYINKYVEDNGARIIIVNEVLEIDAQQELVDDLIAIVTSFSARIYGKRGGANFAKDIKKMLCLDGDTYEDCENPENKKNT
- a CDS encoding IS200/IS605 family accessory protein TnpB-related protein codes for the protein MKTARILKIKKTPDTPIVALDALMREFCASRRYAFNRLLEGFTPNELNKAIPAMFKLNKRYAEDATMLAKAIISSQKELLPYQLEGVQGKISKTEQKLSDYESGRKTPQKVDLETCLKGLGRRLEKLRAREAYLTDCMEKGTIPKVIFGGRKNFYARMNGKLNSSEWKDIRSNELYSRGDKSKSGNLNIRIFYEDGRFFLEIADTIGKDAKAKHSPRIREELVIPDKFFEEIVDFVVPDKGYDMKAKKHVDVYKPYTVQILRKNGEYFVTLIMDEDVPGSEMEYGAQITSDLVAGIDVNIDRIAVSILSKNGNFRKSKVFYCHEMEYVSSNRRDNVAGETAKAVIDYLLSENVGAVVLEDIKIKQDHDTDNKFNRLTHSFAKTKIQNCLIRRALRNGFRVKKVNPAYTSVIGRFKYSKLYGLSVHEAASFAIGRRGLGFAEKVPRELIFALKGGVKKHLLKLIRSKEETKLSKERVRYIRKLIKTIDAFKEQHSWSVWNVVHKTLRYMDYEYTINF